One genomic segment of Arachis duranensis cultivar V14167 chromosome 4, aradu.V14167.gnm2.J7QH, whole genome shotgun sequence includes these proteins:
- the LOC107486039 gene encoding nuclear pore complex protein NUP85 isoform X1 codes for MSSALSVGWLDIVVKMLRLHGSYQLDQLSNRELENGLVEAVAVLISKMLRLCHESTNGKLGELFKSKPDFIKVKFAIQYMRRAIQKLLGCTEENLEEGKGCCLIVLFSYLDFG; via the exons ATGTCATCTGCACTCTCAGTTGGTTGGCTTGATATTGTG GTGAAAATGCTGCGGTTGCATGGATCTTATCAACTAGATCAGCTTAGTAATCGTGAG TTAGAGAATGGGCTTGTGGAGGCAGTTGCTGTTCTTATTTCCAAAATGCTCCGCCTATGTCATGAATCTACCAATGGAAAATTAGGTGAACTCTTTAAATCCAAGCCTGACTTCATCAAG GTAAAGTTTGCAATCCAATACATGCGAAGAGCAATTCAAAAGCTTTTGGGTTGCACTGAAGAAAATCTAGAAGAAGGGAAAGGGTGCTGCCTAATTGTTCTATTCTCATACTTGGATTTTGGATGA
- the LOC107486039 gene encoding nuclear pore complex protein NUP85 isoform X2: MSSALSVGWLDIVVKMLRLHGSYQLDQLSNRELENGLVEAVAVLISKMLRLCHESTNGKLGKVCNPIHAKSNSKAFGLH; this comes from the exons ATGTCATCTGCACTCTCAGTTGGTTGGCTTGATATTGTG GTGAAAATGCTGCGGTTGCATGGATCTTATCAACTAGATCAGCTTAGTAATCGTGAG TTAGAGAATGGGCTTGTGGAGGCAGTTGCTGTTCTTATTTCCAAAATGCTCCGCCTATGTCATGAATCTACCAATGGAAAATTAG GTAAAGTTTGCAATCCAATACATGCGAAGAGCAATTCAAAAGCTTTTGGGTTGCACTGA
- the LOC107485987 gene encoding MDIS1-interacting receptor like kinase 2-like — MSEKIIVLIWLCVFIVKVSSSSEANALFKWKASLENQSQVMLSSWKNGTSPCIWKGIQCDKSKSIATINLENFGLKGTLHSLSFSSFPNLISINIYNNSFHGTIPSHIGNMSKVNTLNFSLNHFEGSIPKELWTLRSLQKLDLSLCYHLSGPVPSSIENLANLTYLDLGENNLSSHIPPEIGKLRNLLFLGIAENNLDGSIPHEIGMLTNLEYLDLSGNVLSGNIPSTISNMTNLHEVSISNNTLNGSIPSSIGSMSNLTLLWLDGNQLSGSIPASIGNLSSLYSLQLDSNSLTGSIPSTIGNMTSLVEIFLRFNNLSGHIPASVGNLISLESLYLQGNNLSGSIPDSIGNLKSLSILELSFNKLTGTIPHSINNITNMIDFLVASNNLTGQLPPHICLGGSLKFFNVDHNHFTGPVPSTFKNCSSLVRIRLEQNHLKGDISQDFGIYPNLVHIDLSDNKFYGQISPNWGKSHNLQNLLMSNNNISGAIPIQIVEATNLGRLHLSSNHLSGKIPNEIRNMRSLFELKISNNHLSGNIPSDIGSLHGLQILDLAGNELSGNIPRQVVQLPNLLELNLSNNKLEGSIPSDFQSLQTLYSLDLSCNLLNGPIPKVLGELKELRSLNLSHNNLSGTVPSSFDAMSSLISVNISYNQLEGPLPNNKAFLSSSIESLKNNKGLCGNVSGLVPCPSNLISKNHKVMLLVLLLVFGVLVLVLSVVAISVYILCRKARKKTGTNQETQPKELFSIWSHDGKMAFETIIEATNNFDDKYIIGIGGQGSVYRAELPSGMVVAVKKLHTETSNLKSFENEIQSLTEIRHRNIIKLYGFCQHSRFSFLVYKFLEGGSLDQVLRDETHATLFDWKKRVNVVKGVANALSYMHHDSIPPIVHRDISSKNVLLDSDYEAHVSDFGTAKFLKPGSSWTTLAVTFGYAAPELAQTMEVTEKCDVYSFGVLCLEILMGKHPGDLISSLLSPSTALISCNLLLVEVIDQRPPHPEELMVGDIMKIIKLALNCLSHNPQSRPSMHQVSKELMMGKLPFANHQFPIIRIGQLNEEWQTPLI; from the exons ATGTCGGAAAAAATTATTGTCTTAATATGGCTTTGTGTGTTTATAGTAAAAGTTTCTTCATCAAGTGAAGCAAATGCACTCTTCAAATGGAAGGCCAGCCTTGAGAACCAAAGCCAAGTTATGTTATCATCTTGGAAGAACGGGACAAGTCCATGCATATGGAAAGGAATTCAATGTGACAAATCAAAATCCATCGCAACCATCAATCTTGAAAACTTTGGACTCAAAGGTACACTTCACAGTCTTAGCTTCTCTTCATTTCCCAACCTCATTTCCATAAACATATACAACAACTCGTTCCATGGAACCATTCCCTCACACATTGGTAACATGTCAAAAGTCAACACTTTGAACTTTTCTTTAAATCATTTTGAGGGTTCCATCCCTAAAGAATTATGGACACTGAGGAGTTTACAAAAGCTTGATCTTTCATTGTGTTATCATCTAAGTGGACCTGTCCCTTCTTCCATTGAAAACTTGGCCAACTTGACATATCTAGACTTAGGAGAAAACAATCTTTCTAGCCACATTCCTCCTGAGATTGGGAAACTAAGAAACCTTTTGTTTCTTGGTATTGCTGAGAATAATCTTGATGGTTCCATTCCccatgaaattggcatgttaaCAAATCTTGAGTATCTTGATTTGTCAGGAAATGTTCTCTCTGGTAATATCCCTTCTACAATTAGTAACATGACCAATTTGCATGAAGTTTCAATTTCTAATAACACCCTCAATGGCTCAATCCCTTCCTCCATTGGGAGCATGTCTAACTTGACATTGCTATGGCTTGATGGCAATCAACTTTCTGGATCCATCCCTGCATCCATAGGAAACTTGTCTAGTCTCTATTCGCTTCAACTCGATTCGAATAGCCTCACCGGATCCATTCCTTCCACAATTGGAAACATGACAAGTCTTGTTGAGATTTTTCTCCGCTTTAACAATCTTTCAGGACACATTCCTGCCTCTGTTGGCAATTTGATCAGCTTGGAATCCTTATATCTCCAAGGAAACAATCTCTCTGGATCTATTCCTGACTCAATTGGAAACTTGAAAAGCCTCTCCATTCTTGAACTGTCCTTTAACAAACTCACTGGAACCATTCCACACTCAATTAATAACATTACCAACATGATTGACTTTCTAGTAGCCTCAAATAATCTCACTGGTCAATTGCCACCTCACATTTGCTTAGGTGGTTCATTGAAGTTCTTCAATGTTGATCACAACCATTTCACTGGTCCAGTACCAAGTACCTTCAAGAACTGCTCTAGTCTTGTTAGAATAAGGTTAGAGCAGAACCATTTGAAGGGAGACATATCACAAGATTTTGGCATTTATCCTAATTTGGTGCATATTGACCTGAGTGACAACAAATTTTATGGTCAAATTTCACCAAACTGGGGGAAGAGCCATAATCTTCAGAACTTGTTGATGtccaataataatatttctGGTGCTATACCAATACAAATTGTTGAGGCTACCAATCTAGGAAGGCTTCATCTTTCTTCTAATCATTTGAGTGGAAAGATTCCAAATGAAATAAGAAATATGAgaagcctgtttgaactcaAGATCAGCAACAATCATCTTTCAGGAAACATTCCATCAGATATAGGATCATTGCATGGTCTTCAAATCTTAGACCTAGCAGGAAATGAATTGAGTGGCAACATACCAAGACAAGTTGTGCAGTTACCCAACTTGTTGGAATTGAATTTGAGCAACAACAAACTAGAGGGAAGTATCCCGTCTGATTTTCAATCACTGCAAACTCTTTACTCTCTTGATCTTAGCTGCAATTTGTTGAATGGACCGATACCAAAAGTTCTTGGAGAGTTGAAGGAATTGCGATCATTGAACCTTTCACACAACAATCTTTCTGGGACAGTTCCATCAAGCTTTGATGCCATGTCAAGCTTGATTTCTGTCAACATATCATACAATCAACTAGAAGGCCCTCTTCCAAACAATAAAGCCTTTCTTAGTTCTTCAATTGAATCATTGAAAAATAACAAAGGCTTGTGTGGTAATGTCTCTGGCTTGGTGCCATGTCCAAGCAATCTTATCAGCAAAAATCACAAGGTCATGTTATTGGTATTACTTCTTGTCTTTGGAGTACTAGTACTTGTGCTTTCTGTGGTGGCTATTTCTGTATATATTCTTTGTagaaaagcaagaaagaaaacaggCACAAATCAAGAAACACAGCCAAAAGAACTTTTTTCCATATGGAGCCATGATGGGAAAATGGCATTTGAAACTATCATTGAAGCCACCAACAATTTTGATGACAAATATATCATTGGAATTGGAGGGCAAGGATCTGTTTACAGGGCTGAGTTGCCTTCAGGTATGGTTGTTGCTGTGAAGAAGCTTCATACAGAAACATCCAACTTGAAATCATTTGAAAATGAGATCCAATCATTGACAGAAATCAGGCACCGAAACATCATAAAGCTGTATGGTTTTTGCCAGCACTCGCGGTTCTCATTTCTGGTTTATAAGTTCTTGGAAGGTGGAAGCTTGGATCAAGTACTAAGAGATGAAACACATGCAACTCTGTTTGATTGGAAAAAGAGGGTGAATGTGGTTAAAGGAGTCGCAAATGCTTTGTCATACATGCATCATGATTCCATACCCCCTATTGTTCATCGTGACATATCAAGCAAGAATGTTCTTCTAGATTCAGACTATGAAGCTCATGTATCTGATTTTGGAACAGCCAAGTTCTTGAAACCTGGGTCAAGTTGGACAACACTTGCAGTAACCTTTGGCTATGCAGCTCCAG AACTAGCTCAGACAATGGAAGTGACAGAGAAATGTGATGTATATAGCTTTGGAGTGCTTTGTTTGGAGATTCTTATGGGAAAGCATCCTGGGGATCTGATAAGTTCATTGTTGTCACCATCAACAGCATTAATCAGTTGCAATTTGTTATTGGTTGAAGTCATAGATCAGAGACCTCCACATCCTGAAGAATTAATGGTTGGTGATATCATGAAGATCATAAAGTTGGCACTGAATTGCTTGAGCCACAATCCACAATCTCGACCAAGTATGCATCAAGTGTCCAAAGAGCTTATGATGGGAAAATTGCCTTTTGCTAATCACCAGTTTCCTATCATCAGAATTGGACAGCTCAATGAAGAATGGCAAACTCCACTTATATGA